Part of the Pseudomonas sp. P8_241 genome is shown below.
GCGCATGCCATCGGAACCGGCGCCCGGACCGTCATAGGCCACCTGCGGCGCACGTCGAACACGGCGTTGACCGGCGTTGTAGACCCACGCCAGGCGCGGCTCCTTGACCTGGTCGATGGTCTCGTGGATCAGGATCACACTGCCGGCCATGCGTGACGGCGCGGTGATTTCCTGCTTGTAGTAGTACAGGACGTTGTCGCCCTCGCCCCCGGTTACGCCTTCCATCAATTGCGGAAATGCCAGTTTGTCGTCGTACTCGACGATGGAGTAGGAGCCGTTGGTTTGCGGTGCGGCCTGCGCGGCCTGGCGCTCCATGTTGCCACCGCGATAACGGTTAGTGTGGTTCCAGTAGATCTCTACACCGTTCTTCGGAATCGGGAACGGGTAGTAGCGGGTCTGGGTGAAGTTGACCAGGCCGTTACCGTCCGGAGTCAGTTCGGTGGTGACCGCACTTTTTTTCGCGATGTCGTAGATGTTTTGTGGCGACGCGGCGGTGCGCTGGGTCTTGAATACCGGGATCTTGTAGCTGTCCGGGTAGCGCTTGAACATCGCCACCTGCCCCGGCGTCAGCTTGTCCTTGTACTGGTCGACGTTGGCCGCGGTAATCACCAGTTGTGGTTTTTCACCCGCAAACGGATCCCCCAGGAAGCCATTGTCGAGTGCCGCTGCACCGGGCCTCAGGCCACCGGTCCAGGCCGGAATGCTGCCATTGGCATTGCCCTCTTTCTGAGCGCCCAACGGGGTCAACGAGGTTCCCAGCTGAGCGGCCTCCTGGGGCGAGACAGCGGCCATCACACCACTGGCCAGCAACGAAAGACTCAGTGCGCCAGCGCGCAGGAAAATACGTGCGTTCATGTTCAGGTTGTTCATATACAAGTACCTCTGGGGCAGAGTTGCATCAGAAATTCACGCCGAAGCTGAGCGCAACGTAGTCGCGGTCGACGTTGGTGTTGAAGTCGCCACCGAAGTAGTTGGTGTAACTCAGGCTGGCGTTGTAGGTGTTCAGGTAGTCCGCATCGACACCGACGCTGACTGCTTTGGAGCCTTCATCGAAGTTCGGGCCGTAACCAGACACGTCATGGGACCAGGCCAGGTTCGGCGACAGGTTGATGCCGGCGATCACGTTCTGGTAATCGAGCTTGCCGCGCAGGCGATAGCCCCAGCTGTTGCTGGTGTAGAAGCCATCGTCATTGCATTCCTGCGCCGGGTTACTGGCTGCCGGCGTGCCTGCGGCAGTGCCTCGGCAGGTGGCCGCTCCGGCGGCGCCCGGCAATTCGCCGGAACCGAAGGCAGGACTGCGACCGAAGCGCAGGTCAGTGCCGTCGGCCTTGCCCAGGCCATTGATGTGGTTGTACCCGACCTCACCCACCACCGTCAGGCGACTGGCGCCCAACACCTGATCGAAGAATTGGGTTGCAGTCACTTGGGCCTGGGTCACCGGCATGCGCTTGTAGCCGTTGACTTCACCCCCCAGGTTACGACCGGCAAAGCCAGTGGTGATCAGCGGTGAGGTCGCGCCGAAGGTCGCGGAGGACAACAGGTCAGCGGTGTTCAGTTGCAGCGGCATGTTCGGCCGGTAGCTGACCTCACCCCCCAGAGACACGCCTTCGACGTTGGTCTGGAAACTCAAGCCATACAGGCGGATATCTTCCGGATAATCGATGAAGTAACGGGCACTGCGGGCCGATGCCACACCACCTGCCGGGTTGCTCATCTGGTTGATGCTCAGGTAAGGGTTACGGCTGTGGTAGTTCAGTGCATAAGCGCCAAACTCGGTGTCGTTGAACTCAGGCACGAACCAGCGCAGGGCAACGCCAAATTGACCACTGTCACGGGCATCGTTGTCCTTGAGGCGCGGGATAAAGGCGTCGTCCGTCCCGGCGGCGATGGCCGCCAGGCCGCCGGTGTTGCTCGCAGCACCCGGTGGCAGGTCGAGACCGGCAATCACCAGGCGGTCGTTGCAACCTTGGGGTACGCCGTCGTTGCCGAAAAACGTTCCGCAGTTGTCGACCACCGATTTGTCCCACTCCAGCTGATAAAACGCTTCGGCGGTGATGTTGTCGGCCAGGCCCTGGGACACGTAAATCAGGTTGACCGGAATCAAGCCTTCCTTCACTTCAGCGCCCGGACGGCGTAACGCCGCAACGTCGATGGGGTTGATGCTGTTGATCGAGTTGCCGATGAACGTACTCTCGCCCCAGCTCACCACTTGCTTGCCCAGGCGCACGTTACCGACCTGATCGCCGAGGGTGTAGTTGTGGTAGACGAAGCTGTCGAGGAACATCGCCCCGGATGACTTGCCTGCGCGATCACGTCCCGCGTCATTGATATCGTAGAACGGACGGCTCTCGTCCATCAGTTCGAAGTCGTACCAATACTTGCCGCGCACGAAGGCGCCGCTGTCGCCATACTTCAATTCCAGGTCATGCACGCCCTTGAAGATCTTCGAGAAGGTTTCACCTTTCTTGAAGTTCAGGCGGTTGTCGTCGGTGGTCCGCGAGGCGGACTCGCCACCGGTGACACCCTGTGAGTTGAAGTTGGAAATGAACTGCTTGTCCGCATCCGTCGTCGACCAACTGGCGCCGACCGACAGCGACGAATCAAACTTGCCCTGAATCTCCCCGATGTTGAAATCAACAGCGTGAGCCTGATGGCTCGCGCACGTTGCAACCATTACAGCTACGGCCAGCAAACTCGGCTGGAAGACGCCGCGCATTGTTGTTTTTGTCATGCGGTTTCTCCGGTTAAGGATAGGTGTTGGTGCGCCCATGCTAGCGGGGCTCCGGTAAGGTCCTGACACCCGAACGGGTGATTTGAACCAGCATTTTCAATGGGTATTTCCAGTGCGTAACAACCCGGTTTTCGCAGCGCGCCCCGGGCGTTACGCCCGGTGACATTCACCCGGCAAAAAGCGTGGTCACTGCGCCGCGCCACTGACCTTTCCATAGAGCGTCACCACGCAGGCACCGCCCAGACCGAGGTTGTGGGCCATGGCCAGACGCGCGCCTTCGACCTGACGCTGTTCGGCGTTTCCGCGCAGTTGCTGGGTCAACTCGTAGCACTGCGCCAGGCCCGTGGCGCCCAGCGGATGCCCCTTGGAAAGCAGTCCGCCGGACGGGTTGATGACGATCTGCCCGCCGTAGGTGTTGTCGCCATCCATGACGAACTTCTCGGCGCCACCCTCCGGGCAAAAACCCAGGGACTCGTAACAGATCACCTCGTTCTGGGCGAAGCAGTCGTGCAGTTCGCAAACATCGATGTCCTGCGGGCCGACGCCAGCCTTCTCGTAGACCTGACCGACAGCGGCGTGAGTCATGTGGGTGCCGACCCAATCGAGCATCGAGGGTTTTTCGAAATTGAAAGATGCCGGGGTGTCGGTGGTCATGGCCTGTGCGACGATTTCCACGTCGCGGCGCAAGCCGTGCTTTTTCGCGAAACGCTCGGACACCAGGATGGCCGCGGCACCGCCGCACGTCGGCGGGCAAGCCATCAAACGCGTCATCACACCCGGCAGAATCACCGGGTCGTTCATCACGTCCTCGACGCTGAGCACCTTGCGAAACAGCGCCAGCGGGTTGTTCGCCGCATGGCGGCTGGCCTTGGCGCGAACTGCGGCGAAGGTTTCCATTTTGCAGCCATATTTGTGCAGGTACTCGCGACCGGCGCCGCCGAAGGTGCGGATGGCCTGGGGCATGCCATCCATATCGGCGGTCAGCCCGCGCAGGATCGGCAAAAAGCGCTCACGGGTTGGCGGACGGTCATCCCAGTGGGATTTCAATGCCCCGGCCTGCATCTGTTCGAAACCGACCGCCAGCACGCAATCGGCCGAGCCGGATTCGATGGCCTTGCGCGCCAGGAACAGCGCGGTGGAACCAGTGGCGCAGTTGTTGTTGACGTTGACCACCGGGATCGCGGTCATGCCCACTTCGTACAGCACGGTCTGGCCGCAGGTGGAATCGCCGTAGACATAACCGGCGTACGCCTCCTGCACCAGATTGTAATCAATACCCGCATCCGCGAGGGCGCGGCGCACCGCTTCGGCCCCCATCTGCACGTAGGTCGGGCTTTCGCTGGGCTTGCGGAACGGGATCATGCCGACGCCGGCAACCAGTACTTTTTCGCTCATGGTGTCACCTGAAAATGAAGGAGAAGGATCACAACTGGCGAGCGATCAGCTCGCGCAGCACTTCACTGGTGCCGCCGAAAATCCGCGTCACGCGCATGTCGACAAAAGCACGGGCAATCGGGTATTCGAGCATGTAGCCGTAACCGCCATGCAGCTGGACCATGTCATCGATGCATTTGCACAGGGTTTCGGTGGCGAACAACTTGGCGATCGCCGACTCCTGGACGGTCAGGCGGCGGCGCATGTGTTCGGCGATGTAGTGGTCGATGGTCAGGCGCACGGCGGTGGCCTGAGCCTTGATGTCGGCCAGCTTGAACTTGGTGTTCTGGAAGTCCCAGACAGTCTGATTGAACGCCTTGCGATCCTTCACGTACTCGACGGTCTGCTCCAGCAGGCGTTCGAGTTTGGCGGCGCTGTAGAGCGCAATCACCAGGCGCTCTTGCGGCAGTTCTTCCATCAAGTGCATGAAGCCTTTGTTCTCTTCACCCAGCAGGTTGCCGACCGGCACGCGCACGTCGTCGAAGAACAGCTCGGCAGTGTCAGCGGCGTGTTGGCCGACTTTTTCCAGTTTGCGCCCGCGACGGAAACCTTCGCGGTTGCACTCGACCATGATCAGGCTGCAACCCTTGGCGCCAGCGCTCGGATCGGTCTTGCACACCACCACGACCATGTCGCAGGTCAGGCCGTTGCTGATGAAGGTCTTGCTGCCGTTGATCACCCACTCGTCACCGTCGCGCACGGCTGTGGTGCGGACTGCCTTGAGGTCCGAGCCGGTACCGGGCTCGGTCATGGCGACAGCGAGGACGGTTTCGCCGGAGCAGACCTTTGGCAACCATTGTTGCTTTTGCTCTTCGGTGCCCAGACGCACGATGTACGGGGCGACGATGTCCGAGTGCACGCCCAGGCTCCAACCCGACACACCGGCGCGGTACAACTCTTCGATCAACACCGCCGAGTGACCAAAGTCACCGCCACCGCCGCCGTACTCGGTCGGCACGGTGAGGCACAGCAGGTTGTGGCGACCGGCCTTGAGCCAGGTTTCCCGGTCGACCTGCCCGGCTTCGTCCCACTGCGCCTGCTTGGGCAGGCATTCACGCTCGAAGAAACGCCGCGCGGTTTCACGCAGCATTTCGTGGTCTTCACGGTAGACGGTACGGTTGATGTGCATCGGAATCTCCAGTGGATTGCCAGACAGACGAGCGCCTGGTTCGTGAGTCCACTGTATGGCTGGGGGGTGGTGATGAAGCCACCCGGATCGGGTAGCGAAACCAAAGGCCTGAAACACGACTCCCTGTAGGAGCGAGTTTGCTCGCGATGGAGGCAAGGACGACGCGTACTGTCAGGCGGCACGCGTTATCGTTGCGTCCATCGCGAGCAAACTCGCTCCTGCAGGGGATTGGGCTGGGGTTATTTGCGCAGTTCGCGCTTGAGGACTTTGCCCGCCGCCGAGAGTGGCAGTTCGTCACGAAACTCAACGGTTTTCGGGCATTTGTAGGGTGCGATGAATTCACGACAAAACAGCCGCAATTGCGCTTCATCGACGGGCGAAGCGGGCGTGCGCACCACCACCGCATGCACCGCCTCGCCCCACTGCGCATGGGGGATACCGATCACCGCGCACATCGCCACGGCCGGATGCCGGGCAAGGACATTCTCGACTTCCACCGAATACACATTCTCGCCACCGCTGACGATCATGTCCTTGAGCCGGTCGACGATGAACAGGTAACCCTGCTCGTCCATCCACGCGGCATCGCCGGTATACAGCCAGCCGTTGCGCAGCGCCTGGGCGGTTTCTTCGGGTTTGTTCCAATAGCCCTGCATGATGTTCGGACCCCGCACGATGATCTCGCCCACCGTGCCACGTGGAACTTCGTGGCCTTGCGGGTCGACGATCTTCACGTTGACGCCCAGCCCGCCACGCCCTACCGAGCGCGACAGTCCACTGATGCGCGCCTCTGGGGTGTGGTTGCACGGCAGGTTGCTCGACACCACCGGGCAGGCCTCGGTCAGTCCGTAGGAATGCGACAGCTCGATGTCCGGAAACCGTTCGAGTACCTGCTCGACCATGTCACCGGCACTGGGCGAAGCGCCGTAGGTCAGACGTTTCAGGCTGCCCAGGTCATAGCGCTCGAAGTCAGGATGAGCCAATAACGCACCGATCATCGTTGGCACCAGCAGCGTCTCGGTGACCCGTTCTCGTTCGATGATCTGCAACGTTTGCAGGGCATCAAACCCGGACACCAGTACATGGCTTTCACCGGCCAGAAACTGGATCAGTGCACGGGCCATGCCCGCCACATGAAACAGCGGCGCGACGTGCAGCAACAGGCCACCGCGTATCGGCGGCATGTCCACCATGCGCGGCATGCACGCCGACCACAGGTTCAAATGGGACTGCATCACACCCTTGGGAAATCCAGTGGTGCCGCCGGTGTACATGATGCAGGCCAGGTCTTCGCCACCACGACCGGCGTCCTCAATCGGCGTGGCCTGGTCAATCAATTGCGCGAAACCCAGCATGCCCAACGGCACTTCGCCCTCACCGGCGTAAATGAACCGCGGCGCATGTCGGGCCGTCTTGCGGATCTCATCGGCCAGACCAGCGAAATGCTCGTCGACAATCAGGATGCCGGTGTTGCAATCGTCCAGCGAGTAGACAATCTCCGGCACGCTCCAGCGTACATTCACCGGATTGAGCACCCCGCCACCCCACCACACGCCCATGATGTATTCCAGGTAACGGTCGGAGTTGAGCGCCAGCATGCCCACCCGGTCCCCCGCTGCCATGCCGAGGTTTTGCAAGGCGCCGGCCAGGCGTGCGACCCGCTCGCCAAATGCGCGATAGGTCTGGCGACGCTCGCCGAAGATCGTCGCGACATGGTCCGGGTTCTGTTGCAGCGTACGTTGCAGGCATTGGGTCATGAACATGCTGTCAGCTCACCCCCCGATCCTTGCCGGCCCAGAATGGCTCGCGCAAATCGCGCTTGAGCACTTTGCCCGCGCCCGACAACGGCAACGCTGTGCGGAACTCCACTGATTTGGGCGTCTTGTAGCCGGCGATCTGGCGGCGACAGTGCTCGATGATCTGCGCGCCCGCCACTTGGGTTTGCGGTTTGAGCACGACCACCGCGTGCACCGCCTCGCCCCATTGCGCACACGGAATGCCGATCACCGCGCAGGCCGCGACGGCCGGGTGACTGGCGATGGCGCTTTCCACTTCGCCGGAATACACGTTCTCGCCACCGCTGACGATCATGTCCTTGAAGCGGTCGACGATGTAGATATACCCGTCCTCGTCCATGTAGGCGCCGTCGCCGGTGTGCATCCAGCCACCACGCAGGGCCTTGGCGGTTTCCTCGGGGTTGTTCCAGTAGCCGAGCATGATGTTCGGGCCGCGCACCACCACTTCGCCCACAGTGCCGCACGGTACGGGGTGGTCGTGTTCGTCGACGATGCGCACGATCACCCCCAGCCCCGGCCGTCCGGCCGAACGCAACCGGCCACTGGCGATGCCTTCGGCGTTATGGTTCTCGGGGCCGTTGGCGGTAATCGGTGGTGCCGCTTCGGTCATGCCGTAGCCCTGGGTGAACTCGACATTCGGCAGCGCTTTGAGCGCCAGTTCCAGCAAGGGCACGGCAATCGGTGAGGCGCCATAGGTCAGGCAGCGCAGGCAACTCAGATCATGCTGGGCGAATTGCGGGTGCATGATCAGCACTTGCAACATGGTCGGCACGATCAGAATGTCGGTAATGCGTTCGCGCTCGATGGTGCGCATCACGTCCAGCGCATCGAAGGCCGGAACGAAGATGCTCGGCAGCCCGAGGAGCGAAATCAGGATCACCCGCGACAGCGCCGCCAGGTGGAACATCGGCGCGATGTGCAAGGTCAGGGCATCGGCCGGCACCGGCACATCGGCGGCCCGGGCCACGGCGGCTGACCACAGGTTCATGTGCGATTGCATGACGCCCTTCGGCCGACCGGTGGTGCCGCCGGTGTACATGATGCTGGCCAGGTCGTCGCCGCCACGAAACGCATCGTCGACAGGCGCCGTGTCACGGATCAGTTGCTCGTAGGACAACATGCCCTCGGGCAATTGACCGTCGCCGATATAAATCAGCAAGGGTCGCACCCTGGCGGTGCTGGCGATGCCTTCGGCCATGGGCACAAAAGTATCGTCGATCAGCAGGATGCGGGTATCGCAGTCGTCCAGCGAGTAGACGATTTCCGGCACGCTCCAGCGGATGTTTACCGGATTGACCACGCCGCCCCCCCACCAGGTCGCGAGGAAATATTCGAGGAACCGGTCGCAATTCAGGCCCAGCAGACCGACCCGATCGCCGGTCTGCATACCCAGTTGCTGCAAGGCACCGGCCAGACGAGCGACGCGCTCGGCCAGCTCGGCATAGGTGCGACGGCGGTCGCGAAACACAGTCGCCAATGCGTGGGGACGTTGTTGCAGCACATGGTGCAGGCCTTGGGTCAGATACATGGGGCTCTCCTGTAAATTATTGTTGTCAGGCAGGGTCGCAAGCGGTGTCGCGAATCAGGTGCCGGTGTATTTCGGCGGGCGTTGTTCGGCCAGGGCCATGCGCCCTTCGGCGTGATCCTCGCTGTCGCGCAGCAAACCCCAGTGAAGATGGGCCTGGCTGGCGAACTCGCGGGGTGTCAGGTGCGCGGTTTGCAAAGCCAGGCGCTTGATCGACTGCACCGCCAACGGGCCGTTGGCGGCAATGCGCTCTGCCAGGTCCAGGGCCGCCGGGAGCAACCGTTGCCGGGGCAGCAGCTCGATTACCAGCCCGATGCGCAAGGCTTCCTGGGCGCTGACCGACTCTCCCGTCAGGGCAATTTTCATGGCGTGGGCGGCGGGAATCGCGCGCAGCAGCAATTGCACGCCACCCGCCACCGGAATGCTCGCGTCGCGTACTTGTGGCAGGCCAAAGGTGGCGGCGTCGACGGCGATCCGCAGATCACACTGCAGCGCCAACTCCAGACCGCCCCCCAGGCAGGCACCATTGACGGCAGCGATCATCGGCTTCCAGATGTCCAGGTCGCTGAGGTCCAGGAGGCGCGTGTAGCCACCCTCCTCGGCTTCGGTCTCGCGGCTTTTCAGTGTCCCTGCGACAAACCCGGACGCTGGCCGCAATGATTCCTTGTGGCTTGCGCCGCAACAAAAGGCTCGCTCTCCGGCACCGGTCAGCACAATGACCCGCACCTGTTCGTCATCCTGGCAGGCGCCCAGGGTCTTGCGCAGGTGCATCAGGTCGCTGGCGCTCAGCGCATTGTCCGACTGTTGCGCATCGAGCGTGATCAGCGCCACGTGATCGATGATCTTGAACTGAATGGCCATGGGCTAACTCCTGCGCTCCACCGCTGTTGCGCTGTTCTGATGGAGGGCCAGGCGGCACTCCTGTTGTTATGCCGTCCAGTAGACCAATCGGCGAATCGACGACGACCACCCGCATCGGGTGGCGGATGCCGAAGTCGGGGTCATGACCGTCGGGCTGTGGGTTACACTCGATTGGATTCAATGCACCCATAAAACAAAAATGATTCGGACAACCCCATGGACAAACACCGCAAGTCCAATGCATCGGACACCCTCGCGAGCCAGGTCTTGAATCCGACACAGTCGCCGATCGTCAGTACCAAACTGATTCCGCCGCGCGGCACCGGGCGCCTGATTTCCCGCGAGCGCCTGCAGGAGCAAATGCTCAAGGCCCGCCGCCAGCGCTGCATCGTGCTCAAGGGCCCGGCCGGTTGCGGCAAGACTTCAACGCTGATTGCCTGGCGGCAGGCGCTGTTACCCTTGGGTTTCGATGTGGCGTGGCTGACGCTGTCGGCCGACGACAACGAATTGACCCGGTTTATCGACTACCTGCTGGCGAGCCTCGGCCAGATCGACGCCACCCTGGTGCGCGAAGCGACCCAGCTGGAAGGTCGAGGTATCGACAGCGAGGCGGTGGAACGCACGGTCATCACCCTGGTGCGCAGCATTGCCAGTCGTGGCCGCGAACTGGTGCTGGTGCTCGATGACCTGCACCACCTGACCGACGTAGGCATTCATCAGGCCCTGCAATGGCTGATCGACTACGCGCCGGCCAACCTGCACCTGGCATTGGTGTCGCGCAGTGCCGTGCCTTTGTCCCTGGCGCGGTTGCGCAGCCAGGCGTTGGTACTGGAACTGAACCTGCGCGACTTGCGCTTCACCCCGGCCGAATCCGAACAGTTCCTCAAAGCGCAACTGGGCGAGATCAATGCCCGTGACGCCAGGCAGATGCACGAGCTGACCGATGGCTGGGTGGCAGGTCTGCAACTGCTTGCCGTCAGCCACAAAAAGAAGCGTTCGCCGCAGGCGCCAGGCGCCATCTCCGTGCAGACGCAGGTGCGGGACAATCAGGCGTTCGCCAGTTTTTTTGAAATCGAAGTGTTATCCCACCTGTCGCCGACAGACCTCGACCTGATGTTACTCATGGCGGTGTGCAACCGCTTCTGCGCCTCGTTGTGCGCAGCGCTCAGTGGCTACCCGCAAGCGGTCGCCGAGGCCAACGCACTGCTGGCGCGCCTGGAACGCGACAACCTGTTCCTGATTCCGGTGGATAGCACCGAACGTGAAACCTGGTATCGCCTGCACCCGCTGCTGCGCGAAACCCTGCTCAAGTATTTCGATTCGCGCACCCAGGCCGAACAACAAGTGGTGCACGTCCGTGCCTGGAACTGGTTCCGTGACCATCGTTACCTGGATGAAGCGGTGCACCATGCGGTGATGGGTGGCGATCCATCGGCCGCTGCCGACCTGGTGGAGCAGAACGCCGAGGCACTGTATGCCCATGGCGACTTGCGCATGTTGATCGAACTGGTTCGACTGCTGCCGGTCGAGCAGGTACAGGCGCGGGTCAAACTGCGGATCCTCAAGGCACGGATGCAACTCTATGCCCGGGACTTCGATGCCTGCACCAACAGCCTCGAACAGCTGTTCCGCGATGTTCCCCAAAGCGAAGTGCATGACCGTTTCATGATCTCGTTGCTGCGGGCGTCCCTGGCGCTGCAACGCGATGACACCGTCGCGGCCATGTCGGTGCTGCCGCAACTGCTCAACCCGCCACCCGGCAGCAACAGCGTTGCCATCGGATCTTGCGCCAACATCCTGTCCTGGCTGTACATGCACCGCGGCGAATACGAAAAGGCCCGGCAGGTGCAACTCGACCGCCCTGCCTTGCTGATCAATGGCGAACCGCTGCTGGGCACCACGGCGGGCAGCCTGCAAGGGCGCTGCATGATCGGCCTGAGCCTGGCGCTCGAAGGCCAGATGACCCAGGCGGAACGGGTTTATCGCGATGTGCTGCATGAGGCCA
Proteins encoded:
- a CDS encoding LuxR C-terminal-related transcriptional regulator, with the translated sequence MDKHRKSNASDTLASQVLNPTQSPIVSTKLIPPRGTGRLISRERLQEQMLKARRQRCIVLKGPAGCGKTSTLIAWRQALLPLGFDVAWLTLSADDNELTRFIDYLLASLGQIDATLVREATQLEGRGIDSEAVERTVITLVRSIASRGRELVLVLDDLHHLTDVGIHQALQWLIDYAPANLHLALVSRSAVPLSLARLRSQALVLELNLRDLRFTPAESEQFLKAQLGEINARDARQMHELTDGWVAGLQLLAVSHKKKRSPQAPGAISVQTQVRDNQAFASFFEIEVLSHLSPTDLDLMLLMAVCNRFCASLCAALSGYPQAVAEANALLARLERDNLFLIPVDSTERETWYRLHPLLRETLLKYFDSRTQAEQQVVHVRAWNWFRDHRYLDEAVHHAVMGGDPSAAADLVEQNAEALYAHGDLRMLIELVRLLPVEQVQARVKLRILKARMQLYARDFDACTNSLEQLFRDVPQSEVHDRFMISLLRASLALQRDDTVAAMSVLPQLLNPPPGSNSVAIGSCANILSWLYMHRGEYEKARQVQLDRPALLINGEPLLGTTAGSLQGRCMIGLSLALEGQMTQAERVYRDVLHEASHCGKAGADATYLSAALLGEVLYETNDVDAAFKLLSGWIDILERISIPDSVLRVLQVLWNVQWLAGNQQEALAFVERLDEYAIKLGLERLQAYCLTWQVRWLLILGESAAAHAKLTRLEAIDARHPDAGQTALKEIHILTENARIRWQLAQGDLEGAAKRIERLIETCERHRRQLGTVRLLVLGAVIESERGNHELARDKIMQALRRGQRFGLVRSLLDAHQDGLKLIGDIASRETLDPVLAFYVERLQAADVTAPAVSKDKPTTTTTSKPLAAGIEPLSEREIEVVRLLAQALPNKKIARALGLSPETVKWHLSHIYSKLGVSSRDEAVARVRDLESQGNVAPPGT